Proteins encoded by one window of Pseudonocardia sp. HH130629-09:
- the ffh gene encoding signal recognition particle protein, whose amino-acid sequence MFDSLSERLGSTLRDLRGKGRLSDADIDATAREIRIALLEADVALPVVRGFIARIKERAKGTEVSQALNPAQQVVKIVNEELVAILGGETRRLNLTKEPPTVIMLAGLQGAGKTTLAGKLARWLRGQGHTPLLVACDLQRPNAVNQLQIVGERAGVPTYAPHPGATGSGELPEGPGDPVGVARDGIAHARDKQYDVVVVDTAGRLGVDEELMRQASDIRDAVQPDEVLFVVDAMIGQDAVATAEAFRDGVGFTGVVLTKLDGDARGGAALSVREVTGQPILFASNGEKLEDFDVFHPDRMSSRILGMGDLLTLIEQAEQVFDAEQSAAAAAKISSGELSLEDFLQQMLQLRKMGPIGNILNMLPGMNSGQAKAALEQVDDRQIDRLQAIIRGMTPAERADPKIINASRRQRIANGSGVSVSDVNDLVNRFFEARKMMKQMAGQFGFGGGGRSATKKVPKNPRKARQAKKGRRSGNPANRAAAGAPDLSNLPPSLQQLPPGLGNLDQLPPGFDPSKLNFGKKK is encoded by the coding sequence GTGTTCGACTCCCTCTCCGAGCGGCTCGGATCCACGCTGCGCGACCTGCGCGGCAAGGGCCGGCTCTCCGACGCCGACATCGACGCCACCGCGCGCGAGATCCGGATCGCGCTGCTGGAGGCGGACGTCGCCCTGCCGGTGGTCCGCGGTTTCATCGCGCGGATCAAGGAGCGGGCCAAGGGGACGGAGGTCTCCCAGGCCCTGAACCCGGCCCAGCAGGTCGTCAAGATCGTCAACGAGGAGCTCGTCGCGATCCTCGGCGGCGAGACGCGGCGGCTGAACCTGACGAAGGAACCGCCGACGGTCATCATGCTGGCCGGTCTGCAGGGCGCCGGAAAGACGACCCTGGCCGGCAAGCTCGCCCGCTGGCTCCGGGGCCAGGGCCACACCCCGCTGCTCGTGGCGTGCGACCTGCAGCGCCCCAACGCGGTGAACCAGCTGCAGATCGTCGGTGAGCGCGCCGGCGTCCCGACCTACGCACCGCACCCCGGTGCCACCGGGTCCGGTGAGCTCCCCGAGGGCCCCGGCGACCCGGTCGGCGTCGCCCGCGACGGCATCGCGCACGCCCGCGACAAGCAGTACGACGTGGTCGTCGTCGACACGGCGGGCCGCCTCGGTGTCGACGAGGAGCTGATGCGCCAGGCGTCCGACATCCGGGACGCGGTGCAGCCCGACGAGGTCCTGTTCGTCGTCGACGCGATGATCGGTCAGGACGCCGTGGCCACGGCCGAGGCGTTCCGCGACGGCGTCGGCTTCACCGGTGTCGTGCTGACCAAGCTCGACGGCGACGCCCGCGGTGGTGCCGCGCTGAGCGTCCGCGAGGTCACCGGCCAGCCGATCCTCTTCGCCTCCAACGGCGAGAAGCTCGAGGACTTCGACGTCTTCCACCCCGACCGGATGTCCTCGCGCATCCTCGGGATGGGTGACCTGCTCACCCTCATCGAGCAGGCCGAGCAGGTCTTCGACGCCGAGCAGTCCGCGGCCGCCGCCGCGAAGATCAGCTCCGGCGAGCTGTCCCTGGAGGACTTCCTCCAGCAGATGCTGCAGCTGCGCAAGATGGGGCCGATCGGCAACATCCTGAACATGCTCCCGGGGATGAACTCCGGGCAGGCGAAGGCCGCGCTGGAGCAGGTCGACGACCGTCAGATCGACCGCCTGCAGGCCATCATCCGCGGCATGACCCCCGCCGAGCGGGCGGACCCCAAGATCATCAACGCGTCGCGCCGGCAGCGCATCGCGAACGGGTCCGGTGTCTCCGTCTCCGACGTGAACGACCTGGTCAACCGCTTCTTCGAGGCCCGCAAGATGATGAAGCAGATGGCCGGCCAGTTCGGCTTCGGCGGTGGCGGGCGCAGCGCGACCAAGAAGGTCCCGAAGAACCCGCGCAAGGCCCGCCAGGCGAAGAAGGGCCGGCGCAGCGGCAACCCCGCGAACCGCGCCGCCGCCGGCGCGCCGGACCTGTCGAACCTGCCGCCGAGCCTCCAGCAGCTCCCGCCCGGGTTGGGCAACCTCGACCAGCTGCCGCCCGGGTTCGACCCGTCGAAGCTGAACTTCGGCAAGAAGAAGTAG
- a CDS encoding amidohydrolase family protein, which yields MTDLPAVGWRLRGTLLGPDGAGGADLYVDGTGRISPEPLPGAQDLVTDGWIVPGLVDAHCHVGLGPNGPVTDLEECAAQARTDRDAGTLLLRDCGSPVDTSPLRARDDLPEIIRAGRHVARPKRYIPGLAAELDDPRLLVDEVRTQAARGDGWVKLVGDWIDRSAGPDDADLAPLWPDEVLAEAITAAHGAGARVTAHVFGTEALPGLIRAGIDCIEHGTGLSDELIDEMAARGTALVPTLINVETFPGIAEKATKYPRYAGHMRDLHAHAWETVGRAIEAGVPVYAGTDAGGGIRHGRIADEIAELARAGHPDPIGAASWAARSWLGRPAGPTPGAPADLVVYSRDPRGDLGVLRAPSVVLIRGRRVSTGA from the coding sequence ATGACCGATCTTCCGGCCGTGGGGTGGCGGCTCCGCGGGACGCTGCTGGGTCCTGACGGTGCCGGGGGCGCCGACCTGTACGTCGACGGCACCGGGCGGATCAGCCCGGAGCCGCTGCCCGGCGCCCAGGACCTGGTCACCGACGGCTGGATCGTCCCCGGTCTGGTCGACGCGCACTGCCACGTCGGGCTCGGCCCGAACGGCCCGGTCACCGACCTGGAGGAGTGCGCGGCCCAGGCGCGCACCGACCGCGACGCGGGCACCCTGCTGCTGCGCGACTGCGGGTCCCCGGTCGACACCTCGCCGCTGCGGGCCCGCGACGACCTGCCCGAGATCATCCGCGCCGGGCGGCACGTCGCCCGCCCCAAGCGCTACATCCCCGGCCTCGCCGCCGAGCTCGACGACCCGCGCCTGCTGGTCGACGAGGTCCGGACCCAGGCGGCCCGCGGCGACGGCTGGGTGAAGCTCGTGGGGGACTGGATCGACCGTTCGGCGGGCCCCGACGACGCCGACCTCGCCCCGCTCTGGCCGGACGAGGTACTGGCCGAGGCGATCACCGCGGCCCACGGGGCCGGCGCCCGCGTCACCGCGCACGTCTTCGGCACCGAGGCGCTGCCCGGGCTGATCCGGGCCGGGATCGACTGCATCGAGCACGGCACCGGGCTCTCCGACGAGCTCATCGACGAGATGGCCGCCCGCGGCACCGCCCTGGTGCCCACGCTGATCAACGTCGAGACCTTCCCCGGCATCGCCGAGAAGGCGACGAAGTATCCCCGCTACGCCGGCCACATGCGTGACCTGCACGCCCATGCCTGGGAGACCGTCGGACGCGCGATCGAGGCCGGGGTCCCGGTCTACGCGGGCACCGACGCCGGCGGCGGCATCCGGCACGGCCGGATCGCCGACGAGATCGCCGAGCTCGCCCGGGCCGGGCACCCGGACCCGATCGGGGCGGCGAGCTGGGCGGCGCGTTCCTGGCTGGGCCGCCCGGCCGGCCCGACGCCCGGTGCGCCGGCCGACCTGGTCGTGTACAGCCGCGACCCGCGGGGGGATCTCGGCGTGCTGCGGGCCCCGTCGGTGGTCCTGATCCGCGGACGTCGGGTATCAACGGGGGCATGA
- a CDS encoding CPBP family intramembrane glutamic endopeptidase, with the protein MSSSPGSPRGSRGASADDPDGSSPSGAAAPSPAGSSPAGSSSPAGPPPTGWPGGPGPNGAGGPGPYGPGGSTPYGPGVPAPWGPGGPEQHGPGTPYGPPPRRGLFGIEPSPPPPRPFRGLLAFLVVEIVFLGSSFLLAVGLGEVDSAQEVLLAIVVPTILAALTCVVWTRVFGSGPVSDLGLQFRWEDVGIGLLIGVAGLFVTIPAALAYLYLVGPDLTTSVGVAFEGIRTTWPVALAVMVGVVVIAPVCEEIVYRGLLWNAVAHWIGNRWVVFVLTTAVFALAHLEFLRAPLLFVVALPLGIARLLTGRVTAGIVAHAVNNFLPGLALALMLVGAFPAV; encoded by the coding sequence ATGAGCAGTTCGCCCGGTTCGCCGCGGGGATCACGCGGAGCCTCCGCCGACGACCCGGACGGCTCCAGCCCGTCCGGGGCCGCGGCACCGTCGCCCGCCGGATCGTCGCCCGCCGGATCGTCGTCGCCCGCCGGACCGCCGCCCACAGGGTGGCCGGGCGGGCCCGGGCCGAACGGCGCAGGCGGGCCCGGCCCGTACGGCCCGGGTGGGTCGACGCCGTACGGACCGGGTGTCCCGGCGCCCTGGGGGCCGGGTGGACCCGAGCAGCACGGCCCGGGTACGCCGTACGGTCCGCCTCCGCGGCGCGGGCTGTTCGGGATCGAGCCGTCCCCGCCCCCGCCGCGTCCGTTCCGCGGGCTGCTCGCGTTCCTCGTGGTCGAGATCGTGTTCCTCGGCTCGTCGTTCCTACTGGCCGTGGGCCTGGGGGAGGTCGACTCGGCACAGGAGGTCCTGCTCGCGATCGTCGTCCCGACGATCCTGGCCGCGCTCACCTGCGTCGTCTGGACCCGGGTGTTCGGCAGCGGCCCCGTCTCCGACCTGGGCCTGCAGTTCCGCTGGGAGGACGTCGGCATCGGGCTGCTGATCGGCGTCGCCGGGCTGTTCGTGACGATCCCCGCCGCGCTGGCCTACCTCTACCTGGTCGGCCCGGACCTCACGACCTCGGTCGGCGTCGCCTTCGAGGGCATCCGCACGACGTGGCCGGTCGCGCTGGCCGTGATGGTCGGCGTCGTCGTGATCGCGCCGGTCTGCGAGGAGATCGTCTACCGAGGCCTGCTGTGGAACGCCGTCGCCCACTGGATCGGCAACCGCTGGGTCGTGTTCGTGCTGACCACGGCGGTGTTCGCCCTGGCCCACCTGGAGTTCCTCCGTGCTCCGCTGCTGTTTGTCGTCGCGCTGCCGTTGGGGATCGCACGGCTGCTGACCGGCCGCGTCACCGCCGGGATCGTGGCGCACGCGGTCAACAACTTCCTGCCAGGGCTGGCCCTGGCCCTCATGCTGGTCGGGGCCTTTCCCGCGGTCTGA
- the rimM gene encoding ribosome maturation factor RimM (Essential for efficient processing of 16S rRNA): MTSSAPDDAGQVLVGVVVRVHGLRGEVVVEPRTDDPRTRFAPGAVLQGHRTRGAGPGPLTVTGARAHSGRWLVLFEGVADRDAAEALRGVQLRLPTSALAEPEDPEEFHVHQLTGLRAELADGTTAGTVSDVVHGPGGSLLVVTRPAGHEALVPFVEVIVPTVDLAGGRVVLDPPDGLLDPQD, translated from the coding sequence GTGACGAGTTCCGCACCCGACGACGCCGGCCAGGTCCTGGTCGGCGTCGTCGTGCGTGTGCACGGTCTGCGGGGTGAGGTCGTCGTCGAGCCCCGCACCGACGACCCGCGGACGCGCTTCGCGCCCGGTGCCGTCCTGCAGGGCCACCGGACCCGGGGCGCGGGTCCCGGGCCGCTCACCGTCACCGGTGCGCGTGCCCACTCGGGTCGCTGGCTCGTGCTCTTCGAGGGCGTCGCCGACCGCGACGCCGCCGAGGCCCTGCGCGGGGTCCAGCTCAGGCTGCCGACCTCCGCGCTCGCCGAGCCGGAGGACCCGGAGGAGTTCCACGTCCACCAGCTGACCGGCCTGCGGGCCGAGCTGGCGGACGGGACCACGGCGGGCACCGTCTCCGACGTCGTGCACGGGCCCGGCGGGTCCCTGCTGGTCGTCACCCGGCCCGCCGGACACGAGGCGCTCGTCCCGTTCGTCGAGGTGATCGTGCCCACCGTCGACCTGGCGGGGGGACGCGTGGTCCTCGACCCGCCCGACGGGCTGCTCGACCCCCAGGACTGA
- a CDS encoding ammonium transporter: MLMTPGVALFYGGQARSKSVLNMFMMCFSALGVVGVLWILYGYSTVFGTELVGGGLLGNPAEYFGLTALLPDDEATETYPALAFVSFQGMFAILTVALIAGAAADRMKFGAWVLFSGLWATLVYFPVAHWVFDLEQGWIPVILGAKDFAGGTAVHINAGIAALVLCIVLGKRRGWPREAMRPHNLTMVMLGAGVLWFGWFGFNAGSATSAGWAAGYAFVNSLAATAAAILGWLLVEKIRYGKATSLGAASGIVAGLVAITPACASVSPLGALAIGAIAGALCAWAVGLKYKLGYDDSFDVVGVHFFGGLWGTLAIGFFATDVAPDAVNGLFYGGGFTQLGLQAVAALAVIAYTAIVTTIIVFIVKFTIGLRIDDEVEQSGIDEGEHAETGYEFSGLRGGSGIGSSPKPATEAKATPAAKQEV; the protein is encoded by the coding sequence ATGCTCATGACTCCGGGGGTGGCGCTGTTCTACGGCGGCCAGGCCCGGTCCAAGAGCGTGCTCAACATGTTCATGATGTGCTTCAGCGCCCTCGGCGTCGTCGGCGTGCTGTGGATCCTCTACGGCTACTCGACGGTCTTCGGCACCGAGCTCGTCGGCGGCGGTCTGCTGGGCAACCCGGCCGAGTACTTCGGGCTCACCGCGCTGCTGCCCGACGACGAGGCCACCGAGACCTACCCGGCGCTGGCCTTCGTCAGCTTCCAGGGCATGTTCGCCATCCTCACCGTCGCCCTGATCGCCGGTGCCGCGGCCGACCGCATGAAGTTCGGCGCCTGGGTGCTGTTCTCCGGTCTCTGGGCCACGCTGGTCTACTTCCCCGTCGCCCACTGGGTCTTCGACCTGGAGCAGGGCTGGATCCCGGTCATCCTCGGCGCGAAGGACTTCGCCGGTGGCACCGCGGTCCACATCAACGCCGGTATCGCCGCCCTCGTGCTCTGCATCGTCCTGGGCAAGCGCCGCGGCTGGCCGCGTGAGGCCATGCGCCCGCACAACCTGACCATGGTCATGCTCGGTGCCGGCGTCCTCTGGTTCGGCTGGTTCGGCTTCAACGCCGGTTCGGCCACCTCGGCCGGCTGGGCCGCGGGCTACGCGTTCGTCAACTCCCTCGCCGCCACCGCCGCCGCCATCCTCGGCTGGCTGCTGGTCGAGAAGATCCGCTACGGCAAGGCCACCTCGCTGGGTGCCGCGTCGGGCATCGTGGCCGGTCTGGTCGCCATCACCCCGGCCTGTGCCTCGGTCTCCCCGCTCGGCGCGCTGGCCATCGGCGCCATCGCCGGTGCCCTCTGCGCCTGGGCCGTCGGCCTGAAGTACAAGCTGGGCTACGACGACTCCTTCGACGTCGTCGGTGTGCACTTCTTCGGTGGTCTCTGGGGCACCCTGGCCATCGGCTTCTTCGCCACCGACGTCGCCCCCGACGCCGTCAACGGCCTGTTCTACGGCGGCGGATTCACCCAGCTGGGCCTGCAGGCGGTCGCGGCGCTCGCCGTCATCGCCTACACCGCGATCGTCACCACGATCATCGTCTTCATCGTCAAGTTCACCATCGGCCTCCGGATCGACGACGAGGTCGAGCAGAGCGGCATCGACGAGGGCGAGCACGCCGAGACCGGCTACGAGTTCTCCGGCCTGCGCGGCGGCAGCGGTATCGGTTCCTCGCCGAAGCCCGCCACCGAGGCGAAGGCCACCCCCGCCGCGAAGCAGGAGGTCTGA
- a CDS encoding P-II family nitrogen regulator codes for MKLVTAIVKPFVLEDVKGALEQIGVLGLTISEVQGYGRQKGHTEVYRGAEYSVDFVPKVRVEVVVDDTLQDKVVDAVVEAARTGKIGDGKVWVTPVETVVRVRTGERGADAI; via the coding sequence GTGAAGCTCGTGACCGCCATCGTCAAGCCGTTCGTCCTCGAGGACGTCAAGGGCGCCCTGGAGCAGATCGGCGTGCTCGGTCTGACCATCAGCGAGGTCCAGGGCTACGGCCGGCAGAAGGGCCACACCGAGGTCTACCGGGGCGCGGAGTACTCGGTCGACTTCGTGCCGAAGGTCCGCGTCGAGGTCGTGGTCGACGACACGCTGCAGGACAAGGTCGTCGACGCGGTCGTCGAGGCCGCCCGCACCGGCAAGATCGGTGACGGCAAGGTCTGGGTGACCCCGGTCGAGACCGTGGTCCGCGTCCGTACCGGAGAACGCGGCGCCGACGCCATCTGA
- the ftsY gene encoding signal recognition particle-docking protein FtsY — protein sequence MTTQTLWIVVAIVVAVLLIAVVAGLVIARRRRISLRSDEQQRELGTGTDEPPRTGGGYQAGSGFAFSSGTATAPERPRAPGDDAPTAATPSAPASPADAAADAPTAATPTTTPSAPEAPAEAADAPTADEVRTPPGGTPVVDGATEARTPPRGVPVSTAPPVPSTAPLSSPPVPTEQTGTVTGTPDARVIDTAQASKDPATRQLRRPEGPAGTDGADAPAASAPTRPVARPEAAPPPAAPPAPSAPTEPVARPGTADTQAPGTPTEEIAPAEGRIGRLRGRLSRSRSGLGQSLLGLLGAGDLDEESWEDVEATLLQADLGPETTAEIVEALRGQIATRGVRTAEQARAALRDVLVEALGTGQDRSVHALPHDGRPAVLLIVGVNGTGKTTTTGKLARVLVAGGHRVTLGAADTFRAAAAEQLVTWGERSGAGVVRGPEGADPASVAFDAVSRGTDDGVDAVLLDTAGRLHTKTGLMDELGKVKRVVEKQARVDEVLLVLDATTGQNGLAQARVFGEVVDVTGVVLTKLDGTAKGGIVFRVQRELGVPVKLVGLGEGPDDLAPFEPAAFVEALLD from the coding sequence GTGACCACGCAGACCCTCTGGATCGTCGTCGCGATCGTCGTGGCGGTGTTGCTGATCGCCGTCGTCGCAGGGCTGGTGATCGCCCGCCGACGGCGCATCAGCCTGCGGTCCGACGAGCAGCAGCGCGAGCTCGGGACCGGTACCGACGAGCCACCGCGCACCGGCGGCGGCTACCAGGCCGGGAGCGGGTTCGCCTTCTCCTCCGGGACGGCCACCGCACCCGAGCGGCCGCGCGCCCCCGGCGACGACGCACCGACCGCCGCCACCCCGTCCGCCCCGGCGTCGCCCGCCGACGCCGCCGCCGACGCGCCGACGGCCGCCACACCGACCACCACCCCGTCCGCCCCGGAGGCCCCCGCCGAGGCCGCCGACGCGCCGACCGCCGACGAGGTCCGCACCCCGCCCGGTGGCACCCCCGTCGTCGACGGCGCCACCGAGGCCCGCACCCCGCCGCGCGGCGTCCCGGTCAGCACCGCCCCGCCGGTCCCGTCGACCGCGCCGCTCAGCAGCCCGCCCGTGCCGACCGAGCAGACCGGGACCGTCACCGGCACCCCGGACGCCCGCGTCATCGACACGGCCCAGGCCAGCAAGGACCCGGCCACCCGGCAGCTCCGCCGCCCCGAGGGCCCCGCCGGGACCGACGGGGCCGACGCACCCGCGGCGAGCGCGCCCACCCGGCCGGTCGCCCGCCCGGAGGCCGCGCCCCCGCCGGCAGCACCCCCCGCGCCGTCTGCACCGACCGAGCCGGTCGCGCGCCCGGGGACGGCGGACACGCAGGCCCCCGGCACCCCCACTGAGGAGATCGCCCCGGCCGAGGGCCGGATCGGCCGGCTGCGCGGCAGGCTGTCCCGGTCGCGCTCCGGGCTCGGCCAGAGCCTTCTGGGCCTGCTCGGCGCGGGCGACCTCGACGAGGAGTCGTGGGAGGACGTCGAGGCCACCCTCCTGCAGGCCGACCTGGGGCCCGAGACGACCGCCGAGATCGTCGAGGCGCTGCGCGGGCAGATCGCCACCCGTGGTGTCCGCACCGCCGAGCAGGCCCGCGCCGCCCTGCGTGACGTGCTCGTCGAGGCCCTCGGCACCGGCCAGGACCGCTCCGTGCACGCCCTGCCGCACGACGGGCGCCCCGCGGTGCTGCTGATCGTCGGGGTCAACGGCACCGGCAAGACCACCACCACCGGCAAGCTCGCCCGGGTGCTGGTCGCCGGGGGGCACCGGGTGACCCTGGGCGCGGCCGACACCTTCCGGGCCGCTGCCGCCGAGCAGCTCGTCACCTGGGGCGAGCGCTCCGGAGCGGGCGTCGTCCGCGGACCCGAGGGCGCCGACCCGGCCTCGGTCGCCTTCGACGCCGTCTCGCGCGGCACCGACGACGGCGTCGACGCCGTTCTGCTCGACACCGCGGGCCGGCTGCACACCAAGACCGGGCTGATGGACGAGCTCGGCAAGGTCAAGCGCGTCGTCGAGAAGCAGGCCCGGGTCGACGAGGTCCTGCTCGTCCTCGACGCCACCACCGGCCAGAACGGGCTGGCCCAGGCCCGGGTGTTCGGCGAGGTCGTCGACGTCACCGGGGTGGTGCTCACCAAGCTCGACGGCACGGCCAAGGGCGGCATCGTGTTCCGCGTCCAGCGCGAGCTGGGCGTGCCGGTCAAGCTCGTCGGGCTCGGTGAGGGCCCCGACGACCTGGCCCCGTTCGAGCCCGCCGCGTTCGTCGAGGCACTGCTCGACTGA
- a CDS encoding AAA family ATPase, which translates to MTTARAVPTGAVPPTRDTEHRPADPGPPGGPGAAPRVGTPSDDDPAAPLVVVLPGRSLLLVAGLPGAGKSTLLAGLDAPADTRVLDSGATRATLARLLPAATPYPAYRWLTHLTHRASVVTAVLGPAGTVVVHLPATSSRVRAAVRALARLGRRAPHLLWLDTTPDQALDGQHARGRVVRSRPFATHARRARDTVDALRAGTETGWSSVRRTDRSGARGGLALAK; encoded by the coding sequence ATGACCACCGCCCGTGCCGTGCCGACCGGCGCCGTCCCGCCGACCCGCGACACCGAGCACCGCCCCGCCGACCCCGGTCCGCCCGGCGGCCCCGGCGCGGCGCCGCGCGTCGGGACCCCGTCCGACGACGATCCGGCGGCGCCGCTGGTCGTCGTGCTGCCGGGGCGGTCGCTGCTGCTGGTCGCGGGCCTGCCGGGAGCGGGCAAGTCCACCCTGCTCGCCGGGCTCGACGCACCGGCGGACACCCGGGTCCTCGACTCGGGGGCCACCCGGGCCACGCTGGCGCGGCTGCTCCCGGCCGCGACGCCGTATCCGGCGTACCGGTGGCTGACCCACCTGACCCACCGCGCGTCGGTGGTCACGGCGGTGCTCGGGCCCGCGGGCACCGTCGTCGTCCACCTGCCCGCGACCTCGTCGCGGGTACGGGCCGCGGTGCGTGCACTGGCCAGGCTCGGCCGCCGCGCACCGCACCTGCTGTGGCTCGACACCACCCCCGACCAGGCACTCGACGGCCAGCACGCCCGAGGACGGGTGGTCCGCTCGCGCCCGTTCGCGACGCACGCGCGGCGCGCCCGCGACACCGTCGACGCCCTGCGGGCGGGCACCGAGACCGGCTGGTCCTCGGTCCGCCGCACCGATCGCTCCGGTGCCCGTGGGGGACTGGCACTGGCCAAGTAG
- a CDS encoding RNA-binding protein translates to MADALEHLVRGIVDHPDDVRVDLVTGRRGRILEVRVHPDDLGKVIGRGGRTATALRNVIGGVGGRGVRVDVVDTDR, encoded by the coding sequence ATGGCGGACGCGCTCGAGCACCTCGTGCGCGGCATCGTCGACCACCCCGACGACGTCCGGGTGGACCTGGTCACCGGGCGTCGCGGTCGGATCCTCGAGGTCCGGGTGCACCCCGACGACCTCGGGAAGGTGATCGGCCGGGGTGGCCGCACCGCCACCGCCCTGCGCAACGTTATCGGTGGTGTGGGCGGTCGCGGCGTGCGCGTCGACGTCGTCGACACCGACCGGTGA
- the rpsP gene encoding 30S ribosomal protein S16, whose translation MAVKIKLMRLGKIRQPYYRVVVADSRTRRNGRAIETIGKYHPKNEPSLIEIDSDRAQYWLGVGAQPTESVQNLLEITGDWQKFKGLPGTEGTLKPQAEKVDKLARFNEALAAANEEPTTAATTPKKKGGDRAGKTADAAPAEAATKSDDVADATKDAAAPATESTQS comes from the coding sequence GTGGCCGTCAAGATCAAGCTGATGCGTCTGGGCAAGATCCGTCAGCCGTACTACCGCGTCGTCGTCGCGGACTCCCGTACGCGCCGCAACGGCCGGGCCATCGAGACGATCGGCAAGTACCACCCGAAGAACGAGCCGAGCCTGATCGAGATCGACTCGGACCGTGCGCAGTACTGGCTGGGCGTCGGCGCGCAGCCGACCGAGTCGGTGCAGAACCTGCTCGAGATCACCGGCGACTGGCAGAAGTTCAAGGGCCTGCCGGGCACCGAGGGCACCCTGAAGCCGCAGGCCGAGAAGGTCGACAAGCTGGCCCGCTTCAACGAGGCGCTGGCTGCGGCGAACGAGGAGCCGACCACCGCGGCCACCACCCCGAAGAAGAAGGGTGGCGACCGCGCCGGCAAGACCGCTGACGCCGCCCCGGCCGAGGCCGCGACGAAGAGCGACGACGTCGCCGACGCGACCAAGGACGCGGCCGCGCCGGCCACCGAGTCGACCCAGTCGTGA
- a CDS encoding helix-turn-helix domain-containing protein: protein MSDATAVAAAASSTDPAVGLRAVVALRELQESLEELQVTNARDQGWSWQQIADALRISRQAVHKKYRRLGL from the coding sequence ATGAGCGATGCGACGGCAGTGGCCGCGGCGGCGTCCAGCACGGACCCGGCCGTGGGGCTGCGGGCGGTGGTGGCCCTGCGCGAGCTGCAGGAGTCCCTGGAGGAGCTGCAGGTCACCAACGCCCGCGACCAGGGGTGGTCCTGGCAGCAGATCGCCGACGCGCTGCGGATCAGCCGGCAGGCGGTGCACAAGAAGTACCGCCGGCTCGGCCTGTAG
- a CDS encoding Clp protease N-terminal domain-containing protein, translating into MFERFTDEARRVVVLAQEIARTRYAGRIGPEHLLLGVLRCPGTPGEEILSAAGVDARTVTEELDRVDGAPARDADALAALGIDLDAVRNAVEAGFGPGALDRPRRERWRAGHIPFEKSSKKALELALREAIRLGDRFIGTEHVLLGLLHPDTAASQVLDRCGMTLYDTRETVERRRPRRAG; encoded by the coding sequence ATGTTCGAACGGTTCACCGACGAGGCCCGCAGGGTCGTCGTCCTGGCCCAGGAGATCGCGCGGACGAGGTACGCGGGGCGGATCGGGCCGGAGCACCTGCTGCTCGGGGTCCTGCGGTGTCCCGGTACGCCGGGGGAGGAGATCCTCTCCGCGGCCGGGGTCGACGCCCGCACCGTCACCGAGGAGCTCGACCGGGTGGACGGCGCGCCCGCTCGCGACGCCGACGCCCTCGCCGCCCTGGGCATCGACCTCGACGCCGTCCGGAACGCGGTGGAGGCGGGCTTCGGCCCTGGCGCGCTCGACCGACCGCGGCGCGAGCGGTGGCGTGCCGGGCACATCCCGTTTGAGAAGTCGTCGAAGAAGGCGCTCGAGCTGGCGCTGCGCGAGGCGATCCGGCTGGGCGACCGGTTCATCGGGACCGAGCATGTCCTGCTCGGGCTGCTGCACCCGGACACTGCGGCCTCGCAGGTGCTCGACCGGTGCGGGATGACGCTGTACGACACCCGGGAAACCGTGGAACGGCGGCGGCCCCGCCGGGCCGGCTGA